A window of the Gemmatimonadaceae bacterium genome harbors these coding sequences:
- a CDS encoding SRPBCC domain-containing protein yields the protein MTPRSEARAVASTPARHETTYATPSDHELVITRTFDAPRSLVWSVFTDPKHVPNWHTGPAGFTMPVCEIDLRAGGAWRYVWRNAHGREFEVSGTYRDVDPPNRLVSVTIKNDVEQPSTTTFIEHNGRTTVTLAILFASKEARDQGLPYAKIGTEPDYARLDEYLAHAS from the coding sequence ATGACGCCTCGAAGTGAAGCTCGCGCCGTGGCCTCCACGCCGGCGCGCCACGAAACCACCTACGCGACGCCCAGCGACCACGAGCTCGTGATCACGCGCACGTTCGATGCGCCTCGCTCACTCGTCTGGTCGGTATTCACCGACCCGAAGCACGTCCCCAACTGGCACACCGGCCCAGCCGGATTCACCATGCCCGTGTGCGAGATCGACCTGCGTGCCGGCGGCGCGTGGCGCTACGTCTGGCGAAACGCGCACGGCCGCGAGTTCGAGGTGAGCGGCACGTATCGCGACGTCGATCCACCCAATCGCCTCGTCTCCGTCACGATAAAAAACGACGTCGAGCAACCGAGCACCACGACGTTCATCGAGCATAACGGCCGCACGACCGTGACGCTCGCGATTCTCTTCGCGAGCAAGGAAGCTCGCGACCAGGGTCTCCCTTACGCGAAGATCGGCACAGAACCCGACTACGCGCGCCTGGACGAGTATCTCGCGCACGCCAGCTGA
- a CDS encoding VOC family protein, with product MKIKLTSVHVDNLDKALHFYTDVLGFAKKADFSNGPYRWLTVVSPDEPNGTELQLALNDNPAAKTYQQALFQQHQPAALFFTDDIKADYERIKKAGGEFIMPPTETTGSTIAQLNDTCGNVIQLVQLARW from the coding sequence ATGAAGATCAAGCTGACGAGCGTTCACGTCGACAACCTGGACAAGGCGCTGCACTTCTATACCGACGTGCTGGGCTTCGCGAAGAAAGCCGACTTCTCGAACGGCCCATACCGCTGGCTGACGGTCGTGTCGCCGGATGAGCCGAACGGCACCGAGTTACAGTTGGCGCTCAACGACAACCCGGCCGCGAAGACCTATCAGCAGGCACTGTTTCAACAGCATCAGCCCGCGGCGCTCTTCTTCACCGACGACATCAAAGCCGATTACGAGCGCATCAAGAAGGCGGGCGGCGAGTTCATCATGCCGCCAACGGAAACGACCGGCTCCACCATCGCCCAGCTGAACGACACGTGCGGCAACGTCATTCAGCTCGTCCAACTGGCCCGCTGGTAG
- a CDS encoding polymer-forming cytoskeletal protein, whose protein sequence is MTQKESSEPAPDATAKSDLGFAADLGSTPRRPAAREGRDIREVKDSVLGTEITITGRIEGAGSVRIAGRFEGDVNIQGDLTVEAGAKLTGSIRANAVSIAGEVEGNIDSAARVELQSTGVLNGDLKAGTLVVAAGSKMRGRSEFGWGDESSSTALTLGTRQLL, encoded by the coding sequence GTGACACAGAAGGAATCGTCGGAGCCCGCGCCCGACGCCACGGCCAAGAGCGATCTCGGCTTCGCCGCCGATCTCGGCTCGACGCCGCGACGTCCCGCCGCGCGCGAAGGCCGCGACATTCGTGAGGTCAAGGACTCGGTGCTCGGCACCGAGATCACTATCACCGGACGTATTGAAGGTGCAGGCAGCGTTCGCATCGCCGGGCGCTTCGAAGGCGACGTGAACATTCAGGGCGACTTGACGGTCGAAGCGGGCGCCAAGCTCACCGGCAGTATTCGCGCGAATGCGGTCTCGATCGCCGGCGAAGTCGAAGGGAACATCGACAGCGCGGCGCGCGTCGAGCTGCAGTCGACCGGTGTGCTCAATGGTGATCTCAAGGCGGGCACGCTCGTCGTCGCCGCCGGCTCGAAGATGCGCGGACGCTCTGAATTCGGATGGGGCGACGAATCTTCATCGACCGCGCTGACGCTCGGCACGCGCCAACTCTTGTGA
- a CDS encoding PadR family transcriptional regulator: MPASHPDVLRGTLDLLVLQTLAREPMHGWGIGQRIEDSSRGVLGINQGSLYLALQRLEQRGCVATEWQASENNRRAKYYRLTAKGRRLLNEETASWRQYVTAVEWVLRTT; the protein is encoded by the coding sequence ATGCCCGCTTCGCACCCTGACGTCCTTCGCGGCACCCTCGACCTCCTCGTCCTGCAAACGCTCGCCCGCGAGCCGATGCACGGCTGGGGCATTGGGCAGCGCATTGAAGACTCGTCCCGCGGCGTGCTGGGCATCAATCAGGGATCGCTCTATCTCGCCCTGCAACGTCTCGAGCAGCGCGGCTGCGTGGCCACGGAGTGGCAGGCCAGCGAGAACAACCGGCGCGCGAAGTACTACCGCCTCACGGCGAAGGGCCGCCGCCTGCTGAACGAGGAAACCGCGTCGTGGCGGCAGTACGTCACCGCCGTCGAATGGGTCCTTCGGACGACATGA
- a CDS encoding MerR family transcriptional regulator has product MTQWTISQVGRRVGLRPSAIRYYEEIGVVEPPARVGGQRRYDDTAVERLIVVQRARTLGFSLDEIRALFHEFPDDAPPAERWKQLAQRKLAQLAELSARIAEREQLLRQQGACGCSSLEECGRCLMEAEGAGPRTP; this is encoded by the coding sequence GTGACCCAATGGACCATTTCCCAGGTCGGGCGGCGTGTCGGCTTGAGGCCATCCGCCATTCGCTATTACGAGGAGATCGGCGTCGTCGAGCCGCCCGCGCGCGTCGGCGGTCAGCGTCGTTACGACGACACCGCGGTCGAGCGCCTGATCGTGGTTCAGCGAGCGCGCACGCTGGGATTTTCCCTCGACGAGATTCGCGCGCTGTTTCATGAATTCCCTGACGACGCGCCACCGGCCGAGCGTTGGAAGCAGCTCGCGCAGCGAAAGCTCGCGCAGTTGGCCGAGCTTTCGGCGCGGATTGCCGAGCGAGAGCAACTCCTGCGGCAGCAGGGCGCCTGTGGATGTTCGTCGCTCGAGGAGTGCGGGCGGTGTCTCATGGAAGCCGAGGGCGCCGGCCCGCGGACCCCGTAA
- a CDS encoding ankyrin repeat domain-containing protein yields MSDPASRLPARPSVAQLRKQAKELLRAFRSGDAVARERFRAIVPRFASANESAVLADAQFVIAREAGFPNWAELVRHAESVNPTPTRGPALPLIRPIEMTASPSITLSDGDVASSDEVYGIFVAARAGDMKAVRRLVSRHPALATHEYNYTPPIHFAVREGFLDLVRFFLEHGADPAYRTYPYGDSLLMMAEDREHHDIASLIRTRLAAQFGDALDATVILAAARGGDLARIRAELARDPRLAVHGDETGNTALHEAASNGHLEIVIALLDAGARVDAVRSDGARPIHNAMGPNWRAQVPPERARAIADLLLARGARYTMFLAALRGDDEYIKNALARDASLANAEDSCHRRPLSAAAGTQNLEMVKLLLEHGADPRLPEVGAPGGAALWDAVYRKQYEMARLLLEHGANPNAMVESSGTPMYHARKDPRFFELLSRYGGRHETDHVATLGRLIGDDDRAGVETMLRRRPELALEDRLFWSEGILCGPSSAGSHEMIRLLFRFGARVPAVSKWGPNYYFKHYETAKLLLEHGMDANHMNWHRTTLLHHFASRGDGAKVRLLLDHGASIDGVDEEYRSTALGMASRSGQREIVGLLLERGADPSVAGASWATPLAWARKKGHSHIETLLVQRESTAS; encoded by the coding sequence ATGTCTGACCCAGCCTCGCGGCTCCCGGCGCGTCCGTCGGTAGCGCAACTCCGGAAACAAGCGAAGGAACTGCTGCGTGCCTTTCGTTCGGGCGACGCCGTCGCGCGCGAACGATTTCGCGCGATCGTTCCGCGGTTCGCCTCGGCGAACGAGAGCGCCGTTCTCGCCGACGCGCAATTCGTGATCGCGCGTGAAGCCGGCTTCCCGAATTGGGCGGAGCTCGTGCGTCATGCCGAAAGTGTGAATCCCACGCCGACGCGCGGGCCTGCGTTGCCGCTCATTCGGCCGATCGAGATGACCGCTTCGCCGTCGATCACGCTGTCCGACGGTGACGTCGCGTCATCCGATGAGGTGTATGGCATCTTCGTCGCCGCGCGCGCCGGCGACATGAAAGCGGTGCGGCGCCTCGTGAGCCGGCACCCCGCGCTCGCCACGCACGAGTACAACTACACGCCGCCGATTCACTTCGCGGTGCGCGAGGGGTTTCTCGACCTCGTGCGGTTCTTTCTCGAGCACGGAGCCGACCCGGCCTATCGCACGTACCCGTATGGCGACTCGCTGTTGATGATGGCCGAAGATCGCGAGCATCACGACATCGCCTCCCTGATCCGCACGCGGCTCGCGGCGCAATTCGGCGATGCGCTCGACGCGACGGTCATTCTCGCCGCTGCCAGAGGCGGGGATCTCGCGCGTATCCGTGCCGAGCTCGCGCGTGATCCTCGGCTCGCCGTTCACGGCGATGAGACTGGAAACACCGCGCTGCACGAGGCGGCGTCCAACGGCCATCTCGAGATCGTCATTGCGCTGCTCGACGCCGGCGCGCGGGTCGACGCCGTGCGCAGCGACGGCGCGCGTCCGATTCACAATGCCATGGGCCCGAACTGGCGTGCGCAGGTGCCGCCCGAGCGCGCCCGCGCGATTGCCGACCTCCTCCTGGCGCGCGGGGCCAGGTACACGATGTTCCTCGCCGCGTTGCGCGGTGACGATGAGTACATCAAAAATGCGCTTGCGCGCGACGCATCGCTCGCGAATGCGGAGGACAGCTGTCATCGCCGGCCGTTGTCGGCGGCGGCCGGCACGCAGAATCTCGAGATGGTGAAGCTGCTCTTGGAACACGGCGCCGATCCAAGGTTGCCGGAAGTCGGAGCGCCGGGCGGTGCCGCGCTGTGGGACGCTGTCTATCGCAAGCAGTACGAGATGGCGCGGCTGTTACTCGAGCATGGCGCGAACCCGAACGCGATGGTCGAGTCGAGCGGCACGCCAATGTATCATGCGCGGAAGGACCCTCGCTTCTTCGAGCTGCTGAGCCGCTACGGCGGGAGGCACGAGACAGATCACGTCGCGACGCTCGGCCGACTGATCGGCGACGATGACCGCGCGGGCGTCGAGACGATGCTGCGCCGCCGGCCGGAGCTCGCCCTCGAGGATCGCCTGTTCTGGTCCGAGGGTATTCTCTGTGGCCCGTCGAGCGCGGGGAGTCATGAGATGATCCGGCTGTTGTTTCGTTTCGGCGCGCGCGTGCCCGCGGTGTCGAAGTGGGGCCCAAATTACTACTTCAAGCATTACGAAACTGCAAAGCTGCTGCTCGAGCACGGCATGGATGCGAACCACATGAACTGGCATCGCACCACGTTGCTGCATCACTTCGCGTCGAGGGGCGACGGCGCCAAGGTGCGGCTGCTGCTCGATCACGGCGCATCGATCGACGGCGTCGACGAGGAGTATCGCTCCACGGCGCTCGGCATGGCGTCGCGCTCGGGACAGCGGGAGATTGTCGGTCTGTTGCTCGAGCGTGGCGCGGATCCGTCGGTCGCCGGTGCGTCGTGGGCGACGCCGCTGGCGTGGGCGAGAAAGAAGGGGCACTCGCACATCGAGACGCTGCTCGTTCAACGCGAATCGACCGCGTCGTGA
- a CDS encoding ABC transporter substrate-binding protein produces MNLRRRIIAGLTALSAFSAACAAHDAGQGARVVCVSKQINEFLYDIHAESVLVARDLTSVYPPQITKLTSVGYHRALSAEGILSMHPTMLLTDGNLGPAAVVTQVKQVGIPVVTMAPGNTPDSSQLLMKQLGQLFHHEKQADSVIAQWNADMKSALADTVKWAGAKPPRVMIMHMGQIANNYLAIKRGSPGDQIIRWAGGVNAIDSVGGMMRLTPELIAKAAPDIIIATDVGFDRLGSAEKFAEMPGVAETPAGKAKRIYRVDETEIMYFGPRTAASLRKIAGWLHQ; encoded by the coding sequence ATGAACCTTCGCCGACGCATCATCGCTGGACTCACTGCGCTCAGCGCATTCAGCGCGGCATGCGCCGCCCATGACGCCGGCCAGGGGGCGCGTGTCGTTTGCGTCTCGAAGCAGATCAACGAATTCTTATACGACATCCACGCCGAGTCGGTGCTGGTCGCGCGCGACCTGACGTCGGTCTATCCGCCGCAAATCACGAAGCTCACCTCGGTCGGCTATCATCGCGCGCTGAGTGCCGAAGGCATCCTGTCGATGCACCCGACCATGCTCCTCACCGACGGCAATCTCGGTCCCGCGGCGGTCGTCACGCAGGTCAAGCAGGTCGGCATTCCCGTCGTCACGATGGCGCCCGGAAATACACCGGACAGCTCGCAGCTCCTCATGAAGCAGCTCGGCCAACTATTCCACCACGAAAAGCAGGCGGACAGCGTCATTGCGCAATGGAACGCGGACATGAAGAGCGCGCTCGCCGACACGGTGAAATGGGCAGGCGCGAAACCGCCGCGCGTGATGATCATGCACATGGGGCAGATCGCGAACAACTATCTCGCGATCAAGCGCGGATCGCCCGGCGATCAGATCATTCGCTGGGCCGGTGGCGTCAACGCGATCGATTCCGTCGGCGGCATGATGCGCCTCACTCCGGAGCTCATCGCGAAGGCGGCGCCCGACATCATCATCGCCACCGACGTCGGCTTCGACCGGCTCGGCAGCGCCGAGAAGTTTGCCGAGATGCCGGGCGTCGCCGAGACGCCGGCCGGCAAGGCGAAGCGCATCTACCGCGTCGACGAGACCGAGATCATGTATTTCGGACCGCGCACGGCGGCGAGTCTCAGAAAGATCGCGGGATGGCTGCATCAGTAA
- a CDS encoding MFS transporter: MTEATEAEPSASIGVDRDDSGMVAFYRAMTITERRTMLACALGYALDGLDFTIYTLVLGSVIALWHVDRGAAGLTVSATLLCSAVGGWAAGHISDRMGRVRAVQITVLWFTVFSLLSAVAQSFMQLALFRALLGFGFGGEWTAAAALMSETIRPRYRGRAVGCVQSGWAVGWGSAVLLQAIVYSLVPEQQAWRWMFALGFVPALYVVFIRRFVEEPPVVVAARRESMASIWEIFSPKLRKTTLLAALLGTGAQGGYYAINTWLPIFLQTERHLTIVGSTSYLGFLIAGAFAGYLTGAWLADRIGRRMLFLLFAGGALVMTLIYTRAPLTNNVLWLLGFPLGFVVSGYFAGMGAFFAELFPTRVRGSAMGFAYNFGRGIGATFPALVGYISATMPLSRAIAIFATIAYSLMGLAAFLLPETRGRSLVS; the protein is encoded by the coding sequence ATGACCGAGGCCACCGAGGCAGAACCATCGGCGAGCATCGGCGTGGATCGCGACGATTCGGGAATGGTCGCCTTCTATCGCGCGATGACGATCACCGAACGCCGAACGATGCTGGCGTGTGCCCTGGGCTATGCACTCGACGGTCTCGACTTCACGATCTACACGCTCGTTCTGGGCAGCGTCATCGCACTATGGCATGTCGATCGCGGCGCCGCGGGACTTACCGTCAGCGCGACGCTCCTCTGCTCGGCGGTCGGCGGCTGGGCTGCCGGCCACATTTCGGACCGCATGGGCCGCGTGCGCGCCGTGCAGATCACGGTGCTGTGGTTCACCGTGTTCAGTCTTCTCTCGGCCGTTGCGCAAAGCTTCATGCAGCTCGCGCTCTTCCGCGCGCTGCTCGGCTTTGGGTTTGGCGGCGAGTGGACGGCCGCCGCGGCGCTGATGAGCGAAACGATTCGCCCGCGCTATCGCGGCCGAGCCGTCGGATGCGTTCAATCCGGATGGGCGGTGGGGTGGGGAAGCGCGGTGCTGCTTCAGGCGATCGTCTATTCACTCGTGCCGGAACAGCAGGCGTGGCGGTGGATGTTCGCGCTCGGCTTCGTGCCGGCGCTGTACGTGGTGTTCATCCGGCGCTTCGTCGAGGAGCCGCCTGTCGTCGTGGCCGCGCGCCGGGAATCGATGGCGTCGATCTGGGAGATTTTTTCGCCGAAGCTGCGCAAGACCACGCTGCTCGCCGCGCTCCTCGGCACCGGCGCGCAGGGCGGCTATTACGCGATCAATACGTGGCTGCCGATCTTTCTTCAGACCGAACGGCACCTGACGATCGTCGGCTCGACGAGCTATTTGGGTTTTCTCATCGCCGGTGCGTTCGCCGGGTATCTCACGGGCGCGTGGCTCGCGGATCGCATCGGACGGCGGATGTTGTTCTTGCTCTTTGCCGGCGGTGCGCTCGTCATGACGCTCATCTACACCCGCGCGCCGCTCACGAACAACGTGCTGTGGCTGCTCGGCTTTCCGCTCGGCTTCGTGGTGTCGGGGTATTTCGCCGGCATGGGCGCATTCTTCGCCGAGCTTTTTCCGACCCGCGTGCGCGGCTCGGCGATGGGCTTCGCGTACAACTTTGGCCGCGGCATTGGCGCGACGTTTCCCGCGCTCGTCGGCTACATCTCGGCGACCATGCCGTTGTCGCGCGCGATCGCGATCTTCGCCACGATCGCGTACAGCCTCATGGGTCTCGCCGCGTTTCTGCTTCCTGAAACGCGCGGCAGAAGCTTGGTGTCGTGA
- a CDS encoding fumarylacetoacetate hydrolase family protein, whose protein sequence is MRLISFATAESGWTSPRMGIILRTNGADNGYRLDCEKLFAPADRPTNPLAWFDMDARWFQTARDTALRLERDERALEDAGDKGWLVRSEDAYWFAPVPRPGKIVCIGLNYRDHAAELGIAVPTLPTIFSKFPSCVIAPGEQVVIPEGSEQVDYEAELAVVIGRRASRVSADRAYDHVLGYTAFNDVTARDFQFSDVQWQRGKSCDTFAPMGQTIATTDEIPDPHTLRVTMRVNGALMQDSNTSQMIFGVPALIEFVSRSITLEPGDVIATGTPAGVGYGRKPPVFVQAGDVMEVAIEGVGGLDNPVVAAG, encoded by the coding sequence ATGCGACTCATCTCGTTCGCCACTGCCGAATCAGGCTGGACGTCGCCGCGCATGGGCATCATCCTGCGAACCAACGGCGCGGATAACGGCTACCGGCTCGATTGCGAGAAACTGTTCGCGCCCGCCGACCGTCCGACGAATCCGCTCGCGTGGTTCGACATGGACGCGCGCTGGTTTCAGACCGCGCGGGACACGGCGCTCCGCCTGGAGCGCGACGAGCGCGCGCTCGAGGACGCAGGTGACAAAGGTTGGCTCGTGCGGAGCGAGGACGCCTACTGGTTCGCGCCGGTTCCGCGGCCGGGCAAGATCGTGTGCATCGGGCTGAACTACCGCGACCATGCCGCGGAGCTTGGCATTGCCGTCCCGACGCTGCCGACGATCTTCTCCAAGTTCCCGAGTTGCGTGATCGCACCGGGAGAACAGGTGGTCATTCCCGAGGGCAGCGAGCAGGTGGATTACGAGGCGGAGCTCGCGGTGGTGATCGGGCGGCGCGCATCGCGCGTCAGCGCCGATCGCGCATACGATCACGTGCTCGGGTACACCGCGTTCAACGATGTGACCGCACGCGATTTTCAGTTCAGCGACGTGCAGTGGCAACGTGGGAAATCGTGCGACACGTTCGCGCCGATGGGTCAAACGATCGCCACCACCGATGAGATTCCCGACCCGCATACGCTCCGCGTGACGATGCGCGTCAACGGCGCGCTGATGCAGGATTCGAACACGAGCCAGATGATCTTCGGCGTGCCGGCGCTGATCGAATTCGTATCGCGAAGCATCACGCTCGAGCCGGGCGACGTCATTGCGACGGGCACGCCGGCCGGCGTCGGGTATGGGCGCAAGCCTCCCGTTTTCGTACAGGCGGGCGACGTCATGGAAGTCGCGATCGAGGGGGTCGGGGGTCTCGACAATCCGGTCGTCGCGGCGGGCTGA
- a CDS encoding citrate synthase/methylcitrate synthase, with the protein MGTDTGLEGVVAASTRLSHVDGERGELIIVGYSLAELAAHATFEETTWLLWHGRLPASFELDAFRAELAEKRALSETTLSLLRDCARAKLDAMDALRMAAGTISLTADDAVTIAAAIPTIVATFWRYRDGLEPIAPRPDLSHAANYLYMLTGREPAAERTRGLETYLNTVIDHGLNASTFTCRVITSTGSDLVSAIVGAIGALKGPLHGGAPGPALEMVFEIGDASRAEPILRRKIESGERLMGFGHRVYKVRDPRADVLATAAERLFTRGGDMALYRLARDVEGVALRLLEEYKPGRRLQTNVEFYTALLLHGLGLDVPLFTPTFAIGRVSGWIGHALEQRAANRLIRPSSAYVGPRDLRWTPLTSRVR; encoded by the coding sequence ATGGGCACCGATACTGGACTCGAGGGCGTCGTCGCCGCGTCGACCCGCCTGAGCCACGTCGACGGCGAGCGTGGTGAGCTGATCATCGTCGGATATTCGCTCGCCGAGCTGGCCGCGCACGCGACATTCGAGGAGACGACGTGGCTGCTGTGGCACGGCCGCCTTCCCGCGTCATTCGAGCTCGATGCATTTCGCGCCGAGCTCGCGGAAAAGCGTGCGCTGTCCGAGACCACCCTGTCGCTGCTCCGCGACTGCGCACGCGCGAAGCTCGACGCCATGGACGCGCTGCGTATGGCGGCGGGAACGATCTCGCTCACGGCCGACGACGCGGTCACGATCGCCGCCGCGATTCCGACGATCGTCGCCACGTTCTGGCGATATCGCGACGGGCTCGAACCCATCGCGCCCCGGCCCGATCTCTCGCATGCCGCGAACTACTTGTACATGCTGACCGGTCGCGAGCCGGCGGCGGAGCGCACGCGCGGACTCGAGACCTATCTCAACACCGTCATCGACCACGGGTTGAATGCCTCGACGTTCACGTGCCGCGTGATCACCTCGACCGGCTCCGATCTCGTCTCGGCGATCGTCGGCGCGATCGGCGCCCTGAAAGGACCGCTGCACGGCGGCGCACCCGGTCCGGCGCTCGAGATGGTGTTCGAGATCGGCGACGCGTCACGCGCCGAGCCGATCCTGCGCCGCAAGATCGAGAGCGGCGAGCGGCTCATGGGCTTCGGTCATCGCGTGTACAAGGTGCGCGATCCGCGCGCCGACGTTCTCGCCACCGCGGCCGAGCGCCTCTTCACGCGCGGCGGCGACATGGCGTTGTACCGTTTGGCGCGCGACGTCGAGGGCGTGGCGCTGCGCCTGCTGGAGGAGTACAAACCCGGACGACGGCTGCAGACGAACGTCGAGTTCTACACCGCGTTGCTGTTGCACGGTCTCGGCCTGGACGTGCCGCTGTTTACGCCGACGTTCGCGATCGGCCGCGTGAGCGGCTGGATCGGCCATGCGCTCGAGCAGCGGGCGGCGAACCGTCTCATTCGGCCGAGCTCTGCGTACGTCGGGCCGCGCGACCTGAGGTGGACGCCCCTCACCTCGCGCGTGCGATAG
- a CDS encoding citrate synthase, with protein sequence MKAPAAWLSAAEAARRLGVKRATLYAYVSRGRLRSRPRGGATRQRLYAREDVERLRRRAEERRDPSAVAAHALDLGTPVLESAITLIDGGRLYYRGHDAIELSRSRSVGAVAALLWTGSFEEPAAPRVATARPPNLPRDLPFVLRAQTLLAAAAARDARAFDFRRDAVVETGLTILSSMTRAATLAPALNASIDAELAAAWRLKRGAVDVVRSALILCADHELNVSAFTARCVASAGASVYAAVIAGLSALEGVRHGGMTERVEAMLASMRHARSGRSAVAERLRQGEEIHGFGHPLYPDGDPRARELFDVLRARYPTSRELAFALDVADAASNTLGTRPSLDFGLAAVSRVLRLPAGSGLTLFAIGRTIGWIGHAIEQYTLGQLIRPRARYVGPGHDAVDSR encoded by the coding sequence ATGAAAGCGCCGGCCGCGTGGCTCTCGGCCGCCGAGGCCGCGCGCCGCCTCGGTGTGAAACGCGCCACATTGTACGCGTACGTGAGCCGCGGGCGGCTTCGGTCCCGGCCACGCGGCGGCGCGACGCGCCAGCGACTCTATGCGCGCGAGGACGTCGAGCGGCTTCGGCGGCGGGCCGAGGAGCGTCGCGATCCGAGCGCCGTCGCCGCGCACGCTCTCGACCTGGGCACCCCCGTGCTCGAGTCGGCCATCACGCTCATCGACGGCGGACGGCTGTACTATCGCGGCCACGACGCGATCGAGCTCTCGCGAAGCCGATCGGTCGGCGCCGTGGCGGCGCTGCTCTGGACCGGCAGCTTCGAGGAGCCAGCCGCCCCCCGCGTGGCCACGGCGCGGCCACCGAACCTACCGCGCGATCTTCCGTTCGTCCTCCGAGCACAAACGCTGCTCGCCGCCGCCGCGGCGCGTGATGCGCGTGCATTCGACTTCCGCCGGGACGCCGTCGTGGAGACCGGATTGACGATTCTCTCATCGATGACTCGCGCCGCGACCCTGGCGCCGGCGCTGAATGCGAGCATCGACGCGGAGCTCGCCGCCGCGTGGCGGTTGAAGCGCGGAGCAGTCGACGTCGTGCGCTCCGCGCTCATTCTGTGCGCCGATCACGAGCTCAACGTTTCGGCATTCACCGCGAGATGTGTCGCATCGGCCGGCGCGAGTGTCTATGCCGCCGTGATCGCCGGCCTCTCGGCGCTCGAGGGAGTTCGGCATGGCGGCATGACCGAGCGCGTCGAGGCGATGCTCGCGTCCATGCGCCATGCCCGCTCGGGACGCTCGGCAGTGGCCGAACGCTTGCGGCAGGGTGAGGAGATTCACGGCTTCGGCCATCCCCTGTACCCGGACGGCGATCCGCGAGCACGCGAATTGTTCGATGTGCTGCGAGCGCGTTATCCCACCTCGCGCGAGCTTGCGTTCGCGCTCGACGTCGCGGACGCGGCGTCGAACACGCTTGGCACGCGTCCCTCACTTGACTTCGGCCTCGCCGCCGTCTCACGCGTGTTGCGCCTGCCGGCGGGCTCGGGCCTCACGTTGTTCGCGATCGGCCGCACGATCGGGTGGATCGGACATGCGATCGAGCAATACACCCTCGGGCAGTTGATTCGACCGCGCGCGCGGTACGTGGGGCCCGGTCACGACGCGGTCGATTCGCGTTGA
- a CDS encoding DinB family protein, producing MLDARLSLAIALLSLSAATGASQTSQPSRQGTIAETVDSWIGNTEQHLVPLADALPASKYAFAPPSRFGEFEGVRSFGDQVKHLAANNYRAAALILGETPSGDMSDERGPDSVRTKAQIMRYLKGSFAALHHAVGSIEPANVTAPVATSSAWQRNRLSFAIDAIAHSFDHYGQMVEYARMNGIIPPDSRPRSP from the coding sequence ATGCTCGACGCCCGTCTCTCGCTCGCGATCGCACTCTTATCCCTCAGCGCCGCGACTGGCGCGTCACAGACGAGCCAACCGTCACGCCAAGGCACGATCGCCGAGACCGTGGACTCATGGATCGGAAACACCGAGCAGCACCTCGTACCGCTCGCCGATGCGTTGCCGGCGAGCAAGTACGCATTCGCGCCGCCAAGCCGCTTCGGCGAGTTCGAGGGCGTGCGTTCGTTCGGCGATCAGGTGAAACATCTCGCCGCGAACAACTATCGCGCGGCGGCGCTGATCCTCGGAGAGACGCCGAGCGGCGACATGTCGGACGAACGCGGCCCCGACTCCGTTCGGACCAAGGCACAGATCATGAGATATCTCAAAGGCTCGTTCGCCGCGTTGCATCACGCTGTCGGCTCGATCGAGCCGGCGAACGTGACGGCGCCGGTTGCGACATCCAGCGCCTGGCAACGAAACCGCTTGTCGTTCGCCATCGACGCCATCGCTCACTCATTCGACCATTACGGCCAGATGGTCGAATACGCGCGGATGAACGGAATCATCCCGCCGGATAGTCGGCCCCGGTCGCCGTAA
- a CDS encoding metalloregulator ArsR/SmtB family transcription factor: protein MSLDSLSLAFSALADPTRRAILARLAEGECTAGELARPFSMSGPAVSKHLKVLERAGLVARGRDGQRRPRRLRAAPIKKVAEWADNYRLFWDASYERLDEYLTHLMEETDDDASK, encoded by the coding sequence ATGTCCCTCGATTCTCTCTCACTCGCCTTCTCCGCCCTCGCCGACCCCACGCGGCGCGCCATCCTCGCGCGACTCGCCGAAGGCGAATGCACGGCCGGCGAGCTCGCGCGACCATTCTCCATGAGCGGCCCCGCGGTCTCGAAGCACCTCAAGGTGCTCGAACGGGCCGGCCTCGTTGCCCGCGGCCGCGACGGACAACGGCGGCCACGACGCCTGCGCGCCGCCCCGATCAAGAAGGTGGCCGAATGGGCGGACAACTACCGCCTCTTCTGGGACGCGAGCTACGAGCGGCTCGACGAATACCTCACGCATCTGATGGAGGAGACGGACGATGACGCCTCGAAGTGA